The Anaerohalosphaeraceae bacterium genome includes a window with the following:
- the ptsP gene encoding phosphoenolpyruvate--protein phosphotransferase has protein sequence MELRKGIAVSPGIAIARAMVIDSKDYRIPRRSIMASQRAGEIKRVRRAFADAIRELDQIQTAKRIEEGSIRDIFAVHMRFLRDKRFLKRITDYIEKELVTAEYAVSTILREIASHFEKVDDVYISERAADIYDIERRLLTHLLGKVAEEVEHLREEVVIVAHDLAPTQTASFNKTFVKGFATERGGRTSHTAIIARSLGIPAVVALEGLMSCVTAQSTVIIDGNRGLVVIDPDETTLEEYRTYARRFTEFEHELDGFRDLPAVTRDGVPITLLGNVEFPDEAEVVLQKGGQGIGLYRTEFLYLYGGTEPTEDDHYHAYSEVARLMNGKPIVIRTMDLGADKVPHTTRHPQEANPVLGLRSIRYCLQNLPLFKTQLRAILRASTLGDVRVMFPLITTMQELRQAKMILRDVMEDLDEYGVPYNAQMPVGIMIETPSSALTAGLLALESDFFSIGTNDLIQYTLAVDRGNEHVSTMYSGAEPAVLYLIRSVIHDASKAGIGLSICGEMASEPEFVMLLLGMGVRILSMAPPLIPEVKKIVCSVTIEECNLLARKVATMDSQRQIKNLLRDAASRILPVEY, from the coding sequence ATGGAACTGCGAAAAGGCATAGCCGTTTCACCGGGGATAGCCATTGCCCGGGCGATGGTGATTGATTCGAAGGATTATCGAATTCCCCGCCGGTCGATTATGGCCTCCCAGCGCGCCGGCGAAATCAAACGGGTTCGGCGTGCGTTTGCGGATGCCATCCGCGAGCTGGACCAGATTCAGACGGCCAAGCGAATTGAGGAGGGCTCGATTCGGGACATTTTCGCCGTGCACATGCGGTTTCTTCGCGACAAGCGCTTTCTCAAGCGGATTACGGATTACATCGAGAAGGAGCTGGTGACGGCGGAATATGCCGTTTCGACGATTCTGCGGGAGATTGCCTCGCATTTTGAGAAGGTCGATGATGTCTATATCAGCGAACGGGCGGCGGACATCTACGATATTGAACGGCGTCTGCTGACGCATCTGCTGGGCAAGGTGGCCGAAGAGGTCGAGCACCTCCGGGAGGAAGTGGTGATTGTCGCCCATGACCTGGCTCCGACTCAGACGGCCAGTTTCAACAAAACCTTTGTCAAAGGGTTTGCAACAGAGCGCGGCGGTCGGACCAGCCATACGGCGATTATCGCCCGCTCGCTGGGGATACCCGCCGTCGTGGCGCTGGAAGGGCTGATGAGCTGCGTGACGGCTCAGAGCACCGTCATTATCGACGGCAACCGCGGGTTGGTGGTGATTGACCCCGATGAGACCACGCTGGAGGAATACCGCACCTATGCCCGCCGCTTTACGGAGTTTGAGCATGAGCTGGACGGCTTTCGGGATCTTCCGGCCGTCACCCGCGACGGCGTGCCGATTACCCTGCTGGGCAATGTGGAGTTTCCGGATGAGGCGGAGGTGGTCCTGCAGAAGGGCGGTCAGGGCATCGGGCTGTACCGGACGGAATTTTTGTATCTGTACGGCGGCACCGAGCCCACGGAGGATGACCACTATCATGCGTATTCGGAAGTGGCTCGGCTGATGAACGGCAAACCCATCGTCATCCGGACGATGGATTTGGGGGCGGATAAGGTGCCCCATACCACGCGCCATCCGCAGGAGGCCAATCCGGTGCTGGGGCTTCGATCGATTCGATACTGCCTGCAGAACCTGCCGCTGTTTAAGACGCAGCTGCGGGCGATTCTCCGGGCCTCGACACTGGGGGATGTGCGGGTGATGTTCCCGCTGATTACCACTATGCAGGAGCTTCGCCAGGCCAAGATGATTCTGCGGGATGTGATGGAGGATTTGGACGAATACGGGGTCCCGTACAATGCGCAGATGCCGGTGGGGATTATGATTGAAACGCCCAGTTCGGCGCTGACGGCGGGCCTTTTGGCGCTGGAGAGCGATTTTTTCAGCATCGGCACCAATGACCTGATCCAGTACACCCTCGCGGTGGACCGGGGAAACGAGCATGTTTCCACGATGTACTCCGGGGCGGAGCCGGCGGTGCTGTATCTGATTCGCAGTGTAATACACGATGCCAGCAAAGCCGGCATCGGGCTGAGCATCTGCGGGGAAATGGCTTCCGAGCCCGAGTTTGTGATGCTGCTGCTGGGGATGGGGGTGCGGATTCTGTCGATGGCTCCGCCGCTGATTCCGGAGGTCAAGAAGATTGTCTGTTCGGTCACGATTGAGGAGTGCAATCTTCTGGCCCGCAAAGTGGCAACCATGGATTCCCAGCGTCAAATCAAGAATCTGCTTCGAGATGCAGCCAGCCGGATTCTGCCGGTGGAATACTGA
- a CDS encoding TIGR03936 family radical SAM-associated protein, translating to MNRRTAMRIVFDIQGDLCVLSHRETMTMWARVLARSGLPVSFSAGFNPHPRLSLPLPRAVGVEGEGEVLWVQLERVCTLSETEGLAQKLPAGCTIRCIEVPASPGPRQAVRADYVFERGEEVSADFWLERLQWAQQQLLSGEPIWRERQKPGRQNKILDVHSYLEGIRGDSERICLVCRITPEGTLRLEEMLDWLGLKREDLAGPPRRNNVVWTDN from the coding sequence ATGAACCGGCGGACAGCCATGAGGATTGTGTTTGATATTCAGGGGGATTTGTGTGTTCTTTCGCATCGGGAAACGATGACGATGTGGGCCCGGGTCCTGGCCCGTTCCGGGCTGCCGGTTTCCTTCAGTGCGGGGTTTAATCCGCATCCGCGTCTGTCGCTTCCTTTGCCGCGTGCGGTCGGAGTGGAAGGCGAAGGGGAAGTGCTTTGGGTTCAATTGGAAAGGGTGTGCACCCTGTCTGAAACGGAAGGTCTGGCTCAGAAACTTCCGGCGGGCTGCACAATCCGGTGTATCGAGGTTCCGGCGAGTCCGGGTCCCCGGCAGGCGGTGCGAGCGGATTATGTTTTTGAGCGGGGGGAAGAGGTTTCTGCAGACTTCTGGCTCGAGCGGCTCCAGTGGGCTCAGCAGCAGCTTTTGTCAGGAGAACCGATTTGGCGGGAAAGACAAAAACCCGGCCGGCAAAACAAGATTCTGGATGTTCATTCGTATCTGGAGGGAATCCGCGGGGATTCCGAGCGGATTTGTCTGGTCTGCCGAATCACGCCGGAGGGGACGCTTCGTCTGGAGGAAATGCTGGACTGGCTGGGGCTGAAACGGGAGGACCTTGCGGGGCCTCCGCGAAGAAACAATGTAGTCTGGACGGACAATTGA